The Fundidesulfovibrio putealis DSM 16056 genome includes a window with the following:
- the folP gene encoding dihydropteroate synthase — MTKRNARLGRDDIRPANGVAWTVKGGRVLGPAPFLVMGIVNVTPDSFSDGGLLLDPAQALQHALSQMHQGAAIVDVGGESTRPFSDPVTEAEELRRVLPVVEAILRERPDAAVSVDTYKAEVAARALASGALIVNDVSACRFDPQLLDVLVQHKPGYVLMHSQGTPKTMQVEPRYDDVVAEVLDFFEKNLARLVRAGLPEDRVVLDPGVGFGKNIEHNIQLIQRVDTFSSLGRPVLMGLSNKSFLGALTGQDVGGRGPATQVATALSHTHGARIHRVHQVAQAVEALVLAEALC; from the coding sequence ATGACGAAACGAAACGCACGCCTCGGACGAGACGATATCCGCCCCGCCAACGGGGTTGCTTGGACCGTAAAAGGGGGGAGGGTCTTGGGACCCGCCCCCTTTCTTGTGATGGGCATCGTCAACGTCACTCCTGATTCCTTCTCCGACGGCGGCCTCTTACTTGATCCTGCCCAGGCGCTGCAACACGCCCTGAGCCAGATGCACCAAGGCGCGGCCATCGTGGACGTGGGCGGCGAATCAACCCGTCCCTTTTCTGACCCGGTCACGGAAGCCGAGGAGCTTCGCCGCGTGCTGCCGGTGGTCGAGGCCATCCTGAGGGAACGCCCCGACGCAGCCGTGTCCGTGGACACCTACAAGGCTGAGGTTGCGGCTCGTGCCCTTGCGTCTGGAGCACTTATCGTCAACGACGTGTCAGCCTGCCGCTTCGACCCGCAGCTTCTGGACGTCCTGGTCCAGCACAAACCCGGCTACGTGCTCATGCACTCCCAGGGTACGCCCAAGACCATGCAGGTGGAGCCTCGCTACGACGACGTCGTGGCCGAAGTGCTGGATTTCTTCGAGAAGAACCTCGCCCGGTTGGTCCGGGCCGGGTTGCCCGAGGATCGTGTCGTGCTGGACCCCGGCGTCGGGTTTGGCAAGAACATCGAGCATAATATCCAGCTTATCCAGAGGGTTGATACTTTTTCCTCATTGGGGAGACCGGTGCTTATGGGACTTTCCAACAAATCTTTCCTGGGCGCGCTCACGGGCCAGGATGTGGGAGGGCGCGGCCCCGCCACACAGGTGGCCACGGCCCTGAGCCACACCCACGGGGCGCGGATTCACCGCGTTCACCAGGTGGCGCAGGCGGTCGAGGCCCTGGTCCTGGCGGAGGCCCTGTGCTGA
- the ftsH gene encoding ATP-dependent zinc metalloprotease FtsH — translation MNNFTKNLGIWAVICIVMIVLFNLLNQQPVQSSKLPYSDFLKKATSGQLESVRIQGHRIDGLTTEKERFSTYAPSDPTLVKTLIDNKVQVRAEPEEESPWYVSVLVSWFPMLLLIGVWIFFMRQMQGGGGKAMSFGRSRARLINQDSQRVTFQDVAGVDEAKEELAEIVQFLSDPKKFTRLGGRIPKGVLLVGSPGTGKTLLARAVAGEAGVPFFSISGSDFVEMFVGVGAARVRDLFTQGKKNAPCLIFIDEIDAVGRQRGAGLGGGHDEREQTLNQLLVEMDGFESNEGVILIAATNRPDVLDPALLRPGRFDRQVVVPAPDVRGRKRILEVHTRRTPVDKSVDLDVLAKGTPGFSGADLENLVNEAALSAAKLNRDRLLMADFEMAKDKVLMGKERRSLILSDEEKRTTAYHEAGHALVAKLIKGSDPVHKVSIIPRGRALGVTMQLPEDDRHTYSKVFLTDTIVMLMGGRVAEELVLDQLTTGAGNDIERATGMARKMVCKWGMSEKLGPLSYGEKDEEIFLGRDMVAHKNFSEDTSRQIDMEVRAIVEGCHARAKQLLTDNLEHLHAIAKALLERETISGAEIDMLLKGETLPPVEIQADVPKDMGSASETPKPEAGAPDAAQASENTPSAPKAAPEAPKEAGQEGEGEATGDKPAEGPKSS, via the coding sequence TTGAATAATTTCACCAAGAATTTAGGCATTTGGGCTGTCATCTGTATCGTGATGATTGTCCTGTTCAACCTGTTGAACCAACAGCCTGTTCAGTCTTCCAAGCTCCCTTATTCCGACTTCCTCAAGAAGGCGACTTCGGGCCAGCTTGAGTCCGTTCGCATTCAGGGACACCGCATCGACGGTCTCACTACGGAGAAGGAGCGCTTCTCCACCTATGCGCCTTCGGACCCCACACTGGTCAAGACGCTCATCGACAACAAGGTCCAGGTGCGCGCCGAACCGGAAGAGGAATCCCCCTGGTACGTATCCGTCCTGGTCTCCTGGTTCCCCATGCTGCTGCTTATCGGCGTGTGGATCTTCTTCATGCGCCAGATGCAGGGCGGCGGCGGCAAGGCCATGAGCTTTGGCCGTTCCCGCGCGCGCCTCATCAACCAGGACAGCCAGCGCGTCACCTTCCAGGATGTGGCAGGCGTGGACGAAGCCAAGGAGGAACTGGCCGAGATCGTGCAGTTCCTGTCCGACCCCAAGAAATTCACCCGCCTGGGCGGGCGCATCCCCAAGGGCGTGCTGTTGGTCGGCTCGCCCGGCACCGGCAAGACCCTGCTGGCGCGGGCCGTGGCTGGTGAGGCGGGCGTGCCCTTCTTCTCCATCTCCGGCTCCGACTTCGTGGAGATGTTCGTGGGCGTGGGCGCTGCCCGCGTGCGCGACCTGTTCACCCAGGGCAAGAAAAACGCCCCCTGCCTCATCTTCATCGACGAAATCGACGCCGTGGGCCGTCAGCGCGGCGCTGGCCTGGGCGGCGGTCACGACGAGCGCGAACAGACCTTGAACCAGCTCCTGGTGGAAATGGACGGCTTCGAGTCCAACGAAGGCGTCATCCTCATCGCGGCCACCAACCGCCCGGACGTCCTGGACCCGGCGCTCCTGCGGCCTGGCCGTTTCGACCGCCAGGTGGTGGTTCCCGCCCCTGACGTTCGCGGTCGCAAGCGCATCCTGGAAGTGCACACCCGCCGCACCCCCGTGGACAAGTCGGTGGACCTGGATGTGCTGGCCAAGGGAACGCCCGGCTTCTCCGGCGCGGACCTCGAGAACCTGGTGAACGAGGCGGCGCTTTCAGCCGCCAAACTGAACCGCGACCGCCTGCTGATGGCCGACTTCGAAATGGCCAAGGACAAGGTCCTCATGGGCAAGGAGCGCCGCAGCCTCATCCTCTCGGACGAGGAAAAGCGTACCACCGCCTACCACGAGGCCGGACACGCCCTGGTGGCCAAGCTCATCAAGGGGTCCGACCCCGTGCACAAGGTGTCCATCATCCCGCGCGGCCGCGCCCTGGGCGTGACCATGCAACTGCCCGAGGACGATCGCCACACCTATTCCAAGGTGTTCCTCACCGACACCATCGTCATGCTCATGGGCGGGCGGGTGGCCGAGGAGCTGGTGCTCGACCAGCTGACCACGGGCGCTGGCAACGACATCGAACGCGCCACGGGCATGGCCCGCAAGATGGTCTGCAAATGGGGCATGAGCGAGAAGCTCGGCCCGCTGTCCTACGGCGAGAAGGACGAGGAGATCTTCCTGGGCCGCGACATGGTGGCCCACAAGAACTTCAGCGAGGACACTTCCCGCCAGATCGACATGGAAGTGCGCGCCATCGTTGAGGGCTGCCACGCCCGCGCCAAGCAGTTGCTCACCGATAACCTTGAGCACCTCCACGCCATCGCCAAGGCGCTCCTGGAGCGCGAGACCATCAGCGGCGCGGAAATCGACATGCTGCTCAAGGGCGAGACGCTGCCTCCGGTGGAAATCCAGGCGGACGTGCCCAAGGATATGGGGTCCGCCTCCGAGACTCCCAAGCCTGAAGCTGGCGCTCCCGATGCGGCCCAGGCCTCCGAGAATACGCCTTCGGCTCCGAAGGCTGCCCCCGAGGCTCCCAAGGAGGCTGGTCAGGAAGGCGAGGGCGAGGCCACGGGCGATAAACCCGCAGAAGGCCCCAAATCCTCCTGA
- the argH gene encoding argininosuccinate lyase — MSDKPWGGRFTEPTSKIVERYTGSVRFDQALYAQDIAGSKAHARMLAKQGVISQDEARKIVGGLDIILNDIHEGRFVWKDELEDVHMNIEARLTEMIGDAGRKLHTGRSRNDQVCLDFRLFVSARLEVWSELLAALVKVLSERAEEHVETILPGYTHMQPAQPVSLGHHLLAYAWMFKRDHERCQDALKRSAVSPLGAAALAGTTFPLDPKAVADELGLFGTFGNSLDAVSDRDFALEALFVGTTVMMHLSRLCEELIIWANPNFGYVALPDAYATGSSIMPQKKNPDVAELMRGKTGRVYGALFTLMTIMKGLPLAYNRDMQEDKEPFFDADRTVSDSLAIMAEMMKVMGFRPERMRQALKLGFLNATELADYLAAKGVPFREAHHVAGSAVALAEKSGRGLEELTLAELQGLCAQIGPDVAEILTYEAAMRRRNTSGGTSPERVKEQIGTLEGWLAGL, encoded by the coding sequence ATGTCTGACAAACCCTGGGGCGGTCGTTTCACCGAACCCACTTCCAAGATAGTCGAACGCTATACCGGCTCGGTTCGTTTCGATCAGGCTCTCTACGCCCAGGACATCGCCGGTTCCAAGGCCCACGCCCGGATGCTGGCCAAGCAGGGCGTCATCAGCCAGGACGAGGCCAGGAAGATCGTCGGCGGCCTGGACATCATCCTGAATGACATCCACGAAGGCCGGTTCGTCTGGAAGGACGAACTGGAAGACGTGCACATGAACATCGAGGCGCGCCTGACCGAGATGATCGGCGACGCCGGGCGCAAGCTGCACACCGGGCGCTCCCGCAACGATCAGGTCTGCCTGGATTTCCGCCTGTTCGTGAGCGCACGGCTCGAAGTCTGGAGCGAACTGCTGGCCGCGCTGGTGAAGGTGCTGTCGGAGCGCGCCGAAGAGCACGTGGAGACCATCCTGCCGGGTTACACCCACATGCAGCCCGCCCAGCCCGTGAGCCTGGGGCACCACCTGCTGGCCTACGCCTGGATGTTCAAGCGCGACCATGAGCGCTGCCAGGACGCGCTGAAGCGCTCTGCGGTGTCTCCGCTTGGGGCTGCGGCCCTGGCCGGGACGACCTTTCCCCTGGACCCCAAGGCCGTGGCCGACGAACTGGGCCTTTTCGGCACCTTCGGCAACAGCCTGGACGCCGTGTCCGACCGGGATTTCGCCCTCGAGGCGCTGTTCGTGGGCACCACGGTGATGATGCACCTGTCTCGCCTGTGCGAGGAGCTCATCATCTGGGCCAACCCCAACTTCGGGTACGTGGCCCTGCCGGATGCCTATGCAACGGGCAGTTCCATCATGCCCCAGAAGAAGAATCCGGACGTGGCCGAGCTCATGCGCGGCAAGACGGGCAGGGTGTACGGGGCGCTTTTCACGCTGATGACCATCATGAAGGGGTTGCCTCTGGCCTACAACAGGGACATGCAGGAAGACAAAGAGCCGTTTTTCGACGCAGACCGGACGGTCAGCGATTCTTTGGCCATCATGGCCGAGATGATGAAGGTGATGGGCTTCAGGCCGGAGCGCATGCGCCAGGCGCTGAAGCTGGGCTTTTTGAACGCCACGGAGTTGGCCGACTATCTGGCCGCCAAGGGCGTTCCGTTCCGGGAGGCGCACCACGTGGCCGGTTCGGCGGTGGCCCTGGCCGAGAAGTCGGGCAGGGGGCTTGAGGAACTGACCCTGGCTGAATTGCAGGGACTCTGCGCCCAGATCGGCCCGGACGTGGCCGAGATATTGACGTATGAGGCGGCCATGCGGCGGCGCAATACGTCAGGCGGCACCTCGCCCGAACGGGTGAAGGAGCAGATCGGGACGCTTGAGGGCTGGCTTGCGGGGCTGTGA
- a CDS encoding argininosuccinate synthase — translation MSSIKKVVLAYSGGLDTSVILKWIKKTYQCEVITMTADLGQEEELDGLEEKALNTGATKAYIDDLREEFARDFVFPVLRAGAVYEGRYLLGTSIARPLIAKRMVEIALAEGAQAVSHGATGKGNDQVRFELTAMALAPQLKTIAPWREWDFKGRADLMAFAKDNGIPVPVTKEKPYSCDRNLMHLSFEGGELEDPWNEPGPHSYLLCCRPEDAPNEAEYIELEFDQGNPVALNGEKLSPAAMIRALNKLGGKHGVGRLDMVENRFVGMKSRGVYETPGCTIIHAAHRDLEGITMDREVMHLRDSLIPRYAEMVYYGFWFAPEREAIQALVDKSQERISGVVRVKLFKGQATPVGRKSPNSLYNTELVTFEEDSVYDQSDATGFIRLQGLRLRGYKKM, via the coding sequence ATGAGCAGCATAAAGAAAGTCGTCCTGGCCTATTCCGGCGGCCTGGACACGTCGGTCATCCTCAAGTGGATCAAGAAAACCTACCAGTGCGAGGTCATCACCATGACCGCCGACCTGGGCCAGGAAGAGGAACTGGACGGCCTTGAGGAAAAGGCTCTGAACACCGGGGCCACCAAAGCCTATATCGACGACCTGCGCGAGGAGTTCGCCCGCGATTTCGTCTTCCCCGTGCTGCGCGCCGGAGCCGTGTACGAGGGCCGCTATCTGCTGGGCACCTCCATTGCGCGTCCGCTGATCGCCAAGCGCATGGTGGAGATCGCCCTGGCCGAAGGCGCGCAGGCCGTGTCCCACGGCGCCACCGGCAAGGGCAACGACCAGGTGCGCTTCGAGCTGACCGCCATGGCCCTGGCCCCGCAGCTCAAGACCATCGCCCCCTGGCGCGAATGGGACTTCAAGGGCCGCGCCGACCTGATGGCCTTCGCCAAGGACAACGGCATCCCCGTGCCCGTCACCAAGGAGAAGCCCTACAGCTGCGACCGCAACCTCATGCACCTCTCCTTCGAGGGCGGCGAGCTGGAAGATCCCTGGAACGAGCCCGGCCCGCACAGCTACCTGCTGTGCTGCCGCCCCGAGGACGCCCCCAACGAGGCCGAATACATCGAACTCGAGTTCGACCAGGGCAACCCCGTGGCCCTGAACGGCGAGAAACTTTCTCCCGCCGCCATGATCCGCGCCCTCAACAAGCTTGGCGGCAAGCACGGCGTGGGACGCCTGGACATGGTGGAGAACCGCTTCGTGGGCATGAAGTCGCGCGGCGTCTACGAGACCCCCGGCTGCACCATCATCCACGCCGCACACCGCGACCTGGAAGGCATCACCATGGACCGCGAGGTCATGCACCTGCGCGATTCGCTCATCCCGCGCTACGCCGAGATGGTCTACTACGGGTTCTGGTTCGCCCCGGAGCGCGAGGCCATTCAGGCCCTGGTGGACAAGAGCCAGGAGCGCATCAGCGGCGTGGTGCGCGTGAAGCTCTTCAAGGGTCAAGCCACCCCCGTGGGACGCAAGTCCCCCAACAGCCTGTACAACACCGAGCTGGTGACCTTCGAGGAGGACTCGGTGTACGACCAGTCCGACGCCACCGGGTTCATCAGGCTTCAGGGACTGCGCCTGCGCGGCTACAAGAAGATGTAG